A genome region from Myripristis murdjan chromosome 16, fMyrMur1.1, whole genome shotgun sequence includes the following:
- the tlr18 gene encoding toll-like receptor 18: MIWRLMSFSALLAGALASTTPAPSPATNTEGGPCRIHNTGRSADCLGRQLDHVPWGQLPSTLEDIDLSYNKLRAVSVNDFRRLPQLRVLQLQYNNISRIDDDAFTYNPFLEHLDIFNNSLEEIPATALKPLSNLKRLFMSNNLYKNATLAADFSKFSKLQILSMGGPLVMGLKKGDFEPLRNIKLQGFAIKCSSNLIYYEPGSLEVIQTWNMGFDMAIDQQPNTLPHMLNDLANKTFGTIQFRNLFEFMYYTGDEDIFQGLENITARRLIFHRGKFNENLLRMALTNLQVTPIKRLTLQYIDFARSPTFVDSGAGSSITNLELDKLDLWYISNPDVLRFDWRFTWFNKIRQLSIQYVYFNSVPCDAWVEMEGVQVLDVSNNRLENSFIFNQRCEYRSTMPNLHTFNVSTNTLTSLKDLSALTREFQRLSVLDCSNNNFGSAEESRDCVWKQNISRVIAHHNQFVSEALHCLPTTVEFLDLSYCNLDQLDMTYFEKATNLKELLLSGNKIKYIPSHWKSPSLQSLALDGNSFGLISMESFQDMPQLSRLRAGNNPYHCTCELHAFIEDTMSTGKVNLTDWPENFKCYHPEAFLNTVISNYLPGRVACDIRLVIVICVATTAAVILILMVICYIFDIPWYTKATYQIIRAKYRAHKEKMTGETEVFVYHAFISYSHSDAEWVRDQLLPTLENNRNPYRLCIHERDFMPGKWIIDNIIENIENSRKVIFVLSRHFVNSEWCNYELYFAQQRAMGKTFSDVILVVKEPIDPNSLPSKYCKLKKMLSTKTYLEWPQQVKQQAFFWEQLRSVLGKPVQTRERLHSAKSITSSVGAESVIELPVEDGRPATRQAKVDGEKQLRKEDVKRNENEMTNLRPIPVAVAVGFAKLRAKANRRKMTSQLETAMESLIKVFHSYSSKEGDKYKLSKPELKNLLQGELSCFMAASKDPMVVEKIMTDLDENRDGQVDFQEFVVLVAALTVACNEFFVENLSN; the protein is encoded by the exons ATGATTTGGCGACTGATGAGCTTTAGTGCTCTCCTCGCTGGAGCCCTGGCATCCACAACTCCGGCTCCGTCTCCAGCCACAAACACTGAAGGAGGACCCTGTCGCATCCACAACACCGGCCGCTCTGCAGACTGCCTTGGAAGACAACTGGACCACGTTCCATGGGGACAACTCCCGTCCACGCTGGAGGACATCGATCTCTCCTACAACAAACTTCGAGCTGTCAGTGTCAATGACTTCCGCCGCCTCCCTCAGCTTCGAGTCCTTCAGCTGCAGTACAATAATATTTCCCGTATCGACGACGATGCCTTCACATACAACCCGTTCCTGGAGCATCTTGATATCTTCAACAACTCCCTGGAAGAAATTCCTGCCACAGCTCTGAAGCCCCTGTCCAACCTAAAGAGGCTCTTCATGTCCAACAACCTTTACAAAAACGCCACTTTGGCTGCCGACTTCTCCAAATTTTCCAAACTCCAGATTTTGTCCATGGGTGGCCCTCTGGTGATGGGTCTAAAGAAAGGAGACTTTGAGCCCTTGAGGAACATTAAGTTGCAGGGTTTTGCTATAAAGTGCTCCTCCAATCTAATTTACTACGAGCCTGGTAGTTTAGAAGTTATTCAGACGTGGAACATGGGCTTTGACATGGCCATAGATCAACAACCAAACACGCTCCCGCACATGCTGAATGACCTCGCCAACAAGACCTTTGGCACCATCCAGTTCCGCAACCTCTTCGAGTTCATGTACTATACAGGAGACGAAGACATTTTCCAGGGTTTGGAAAATATTACAGCCCGTCGGCTCATCTTTCATCGAGGTAAATTCAATGAGAATCTCCTGCGGATGGCTTTGACGAACTTGCAAGTCACCCCTATCAAAAGGCTGACGCTCCAGTACATCGACTTTGCTCGTTCTCCTACGTTTGTGGATAGTGGAGCAGGATCCAGCATAACAAATCTGGAGCTGGATAAACTGGATCTTTG GTACATCAGTAATCCTGATGTGCTGCGGTTTGACTGGCGCTTCACCTGGTTCAACAAAATCCGACAGCTGTCCATTCAGTACGTGTACTTCAACTCGGTGCCTTGCGACGCCTGGGTTGAAATGGAAGGCGTGCAGGTTCTGGACGTCTCCAATAATCGACTGGAGAATTCGTTCATCTTCAACCAGCGGTGCGAGTACAGGAGCACCATGCCGAATCTTCACACCTTCAACGTGAGCACCAATACCCTGACCAGCTTGAAGGATCTGTCGGCCCTCACCAGGGAGTTCCAGCGGCTCAGTGTGCTGGATTGTAGCAACAACAACTTTGGCTCTGCTGAGGAGAGTCGGGACTGCGTCTGGAAGCAAAACATCAGTCGGGTTATTGCCCATCACAACCAGTTTGTGAGCGAAGCCCTCCACTGCCTGCCCACCACGGTGGAGTTCTTGGACCTCTCCTACTGCAACCTGGATCAGCTGGACATGACTTATTTTGAGAAAGCCACTAACCTCAAAGAGCTCTTGCTTAGTGGGAATAAAATCAAGTACATCCCATCTCACTGGAAAAGCCCGTCACTGCAGTCACTTGCTCTGGATGGGAATTCATTTGGGCTCATCAGCATGGAGTCCTTCCAGGATATGCCTCAACTGTCTCGCCTGAGGGCAGGGAACAACCCTTACCACTGCACCTGTGAGCTCCATGCTTTTATCGAGGACACAATGTCAACAGGGAAGGTCAACCTCACCGACTGGCCTGAGAACTTTAAGTGTTACCACCCTGAGGCTTTTCTCAACACAGTCATCTCCAATTACTTACCAGGACGCGTGGCGTGTGATATCAGACTGGTCATCGTCATCTGTGTTGCCACCACTGCGGCGGTGATCTTGATCCTGATGGTCATTTGCTATATTTTTGATATCCCATGGTACACCAAAGCCACATATCAGATCATCCGGGCCAAATACAGAGCCCACAAGGAAAAAATGACAGGGGAAACAGAGGTTTTTGTTTATCACGCCTTCATATCCTACAGCCACTCTGATGCAGAGTGGGTGAGGGACCAGCTCTTGCCCACCTTGGAGAACAACAGGAACCCCTATCGTCTCTGTATTCACGAGAGGGACTTCATGCCAGGAAAGTGGATCATCGACAACATCATCGAGAACATTGAAAACAGCCGAAAG GTAATCTTTGTCCTCTCACGCCACTTTGTAAACAGTGAGTGGTGCAACTATGAGCTGTATTTTGCCCAGCAGAGAGCCATGGGAAAGACCTTCAGCGACGTCATCCTGGTGGTAAAGGAGCCCATTGATCCCAACTCTCTGCCCAGCAAATACTGCAAGCTTAAGAAGATGCTGAGTACCAAGACTTATCTGGAGTGGCCCCAGCAAGTCAAGCAGCAGGCATTTTTCTGGGAACAGCTTAGGAGCGTTCTGGGCAAGCCAGTGCAGACGAGAGAGAGGCTGCACAGTGCCAAAAGCATAACTTCTTCAGTGGGTGCTGAATCTGTGATAGAGCTTCCTGTGGAGGATGGGAGGCCAGCAACAAGGCAGGCTAAGGTAGACGGAGAAAAACAACTCCGAAAAGAGGATGTCAAGAGGAATGAGAATGAGATGACCAATCTGAGGCCAATCCCTGTGGCAGTTGC AGTGGGGTTTGCCAAACTGAGAGCAAAAGCCAAC AGAAGAAAAATGACTTCCCAGCTGGAAACCGCAATGGAAAGCCTCATCAAAGTGTTCCACTCCTATTCTTCAAAGGAGGGTGACAAGTACAAGCTGAGCAAACCGGAGCTGAAGAATCTTCTGCAGGGGGAACTCAGTTGTTTCATGGCA